The Periophthalmus magnuspinnatus isolate fPerMag1 chromosome 15, fPerMag1.2.pri, whole genome shotgun sequence genomic sequence AGTAATTAGTTTGAATTTATAATgaatcatagaagttatttatttgaccTTCTATAGCTCCGAGGTTATCGTAGTGTAGGAAAGCAGCAAGAACTTCTCCACTACTACTTATCTGATTCCTAAcacttgtttttcttctgtgttCTGCAGAGGTGACAGTGGTGTACCAGAACGGGCTGCCGGTGATCTCGGTCAGTTTGCCGTCCCGACGAGAGCGCTGTCAGTTCACTCTGAAGCCTCTGAGTGACTGTGTGGGTGTATTTCTGCAGCAGCTccaggcagaggacagaggcatTGACCGCGTGGCCATTTACTCCATGGGTATGTATGAAAAATGGGACGATATTTCACAGTGAATATCCGACGTCTTGCAATATCATCAAGAACAAGTACAAAGGCTAATGTGAAGCTTTGAGGGTTTAACAAAGAGATTATTAACTATTAGTTTTACAGatcataattttacatgttCATTGTCAAACGCAATATTATGAGATAGGGAATAGGTgaaaacagatgaaaaaaaaaatgagccaGCTACACTGACTATAATCCCTTGCTCCATTCCTACTATTCTACCATGAAgaagttatttaacaagttttacttttttctctttagaAATCTggtaaataaatgtgtcattataGAGTTTTTGTGGGAACCAGCATTTCTACAATACTGAGTTTGtttgcagtaaatattgagCTATGGAATTgggatattgtttttgtttttttcattataataaTTCTCCCCAGAGCCCAGCCAGCCTCTCTGCTAGTCGTATTGAATATCTCTGTACAACATCAGcaatttgtaaataaactatTTCATTTGTACCTGCCCCCATCTCTATTAAAATATACTgactgaagtggttttatatgatGCCCAGCAACTGTTGCCTTCCAATGTCTATTCAAAAAGCGCCACTCCATGACCGCTCAAATAAACATAGGCTTTCAAGTGTGTCATTATTCCTACTGAgtgttgctgctgctgtgactCTGCATTTAAATTCAACCCGTATCTTTAAAATAATGCCTCCTTCCTCTTGGCTCCAGGGGAGCATTACGCAGGAACAGTAGGTACTAGAACTCATCCCAGGTTGATTCTCCATTGACCTCTCATGGTAATCAGATGGCAACAAGCCTGATCACCAAGTAGTTTGAGAACGTTTGAAGTGCCCTGTCTTTAGAGCTTCAACTGTAACTCCTCAAGAATATATAAGAAGCTGGGATCATGTTTAAAAGAAACTGGTGCAAAAATGAACCACTAATCAGATTATAACATTGGTCTATAATTTGGCTCAATAGTTTAACAGTACACtgaaatgttcattttaaaaatcaaagcaaggcaaggctatttgtatagcaaaattcgtacacaaagtaattcacagtgctttactgaataagaaagacattaaaatcacaatacgaacaaatcaaaatgtaaataatcatcataaaattaacatttaaagagAAGCACAAAGAGATGCACAGCTagacagaactgttttgagcctggatttaaacgtaGTCAAAAGGcccgtctcacatcttcatgaagactgttccaggttttagctgcataaaactgaaatgccgATTCCCCTCGTTTAGTCctaactctgggcaccagcaggaggccagtccttgaagtcctcagagtgtgagatggttcatatggcactaacatgtgggagatgtactttggtactAGGCCACAGAAAGACTTGTACATaagtagagctgctttaaagtctattctatTGGATATTTTATATCcataggagccagtgcagaggccTGAGCACAgaacttatgtgcttgtacttacTGGTTCTTTTCAGGAGTTTTATAGGTTTTATAACCAACTACATTGAGAAAATGTTCTGGAATTTATTGAGGGGCACAGCTTATATCCAAACATAAAAAATTTACTTACCGTATTGTAGTCATTAGGGTTGGGAATCACAGTGTACTGTACCTCATGATTTTATATTGTGCTATTACACTTTGACAGAGAGGTATAAAAGGTTAGCCCAATAAGCTTAAACTTCAGGCTATACTCTTTCAGTCTTCCTCCATGTTAAATGTGACTGTTTCTGGAATAATGTTGGAATGTACCTGTGATTGAAATAATCTAATGTATCAATCAATTTCATAAGAATATTTTATATACTTACATTTTTGAATCACCACATTGTCAAATTAACAGAATCTACATTATTGATACAGCATTGTCAAATTAAGATTAAACTAAGAATTATAAAACCAACATATAACCCTTACGTTCactgtattgtgtttttataatacCAATGCCACTCTCACGCCATCTTTACCCTTACCCATGTTTCCAGATGGAGCCCGGGTTGCCTCCTCCACAGGGATTGACATTCTGTTATTGGACGACTTCAAACTGGTCATTAATGACACCACGCACCTCGTACGACCACCTAGGAGAGGTACAAACTAGACAAAAACAGTCACAATCAAATTACTATCCAAACCCATTACATTTCTCAAAATTTAATgtcctgtttattttattacagagtTACTGCCTCACGAGGAGTTGGATCGACTGAATGACGTTAAGTTCCTGGTGCAGCAGCTGTACACCACACTGCGCATTGAGGAGCACCAACTCAGCAAAGAACGCGAGCTGATTGGACGGCTCGAGGACCTCAACTCTCAACTCCGTCCTCTCGAGAAGGTCTGTAGATTATATATGTGACTAATAAATCGTGTCCTAACaaacaattatatatttttttctaatgtaACATACTGTCATGCATTACTTTGATGCATGATAGAAACACTGGAAGGCAACATTACCACAGACAGAATTGCTGCAGTAGAGAAAAATGAGTGTACATAATGGTTTGATGGTGCTGAAATTATTGCACTTTCAAAAAAGCACAGATAACAATAAGAGAATCAAAAGAAGAAAACGCACACACCACCATCCTCAGTAATGCACTTCTTATGGATGAAATTTCTGTGCTAGTAATCATCTAAAAGGTTCTCTACAGATTATTTTCCAtgtctcagacagaaaacaaaacCATGTCATCATCATTTTGAAATTCTACAATATATGCAGACAGATGCATAAGAGGTGTTATGTAACTAATGGTTCTTGTGAAAACACTGCATAAAGATTAAAGTAAAGGGGTGCTATAAAAAACGTTACATaacatgtttaattttatggtaatacatgtacacacaatagTTTTATATTGCCTGAAAAGAAGTTCTCTGCTTTTTCTGAGAGTTCTCACTTCAGTTTGATTGCTTAAATTGACCAATCACCCAGATCATGACAGAGACTGACCTATAGAAGGACATGAAGAAAACAAGACCACGTTTTTGAGCAAAGAACTGCATCAAACCACATTAAAGCTCTGTGTGAATCATGACATAACAATCTCTTTAAGATTATCATAGGGTCAGTGTAATATGTCCCCAATtgaagtacagatatatacaaTTGCTGTATTTTTAGTCTTATGttgggctgcacaatatattgcagtTGAATCAAAATCTTAATTTGAATAAGTGCATTTTGTAAAATTACACGAAGGCTGCGGTTTTTTAGTTATGAGTGTGTCCactataaaaaactaaatattatagaaAATTATTAATCCGCCCCTAAAAACATTATCGTGAAATCATATAGCTGTTGGGTTATTTGATCAGATCTCATTCCAGCCTTCTCTCAGATGTTGATGCCTTTTCCCCATTGATTTACTAACCAAAAGATTATGCCTTGAAAAAGATGGCTTATATTTATGCctgcaggtgagggaggagttGAGTAAGAAGGCGGAGCGGCGTACCACCTGGGTGCTATGGGGCGGGATGGCGTACATGGCGACTCAGTTTGGGATCTTGGCGAGGCTCACCTGGTGGGAGTACTCCTGGGATATCATGGAGCCTGTCACCTACTTCATCACATACGGCACAGCAATGGCCATGTATGCCTATTTTGTGCTCACACGCCAGGTATCTAACAATGTCCTTGTCTTAtggattgtgcattttttgtgaGTATAAAGTCTCTATCTGATAAGATGGATCCTCTTAcattgtgttgtgtctctgaaaTGCAGGAGTACGTTTACCCAGACGCCAGGGATAGACAGTATCTGCTGTTCTTCCACAAGGGGGTGAAGAGGACACGCTTCGACATAGAGAAATACAACAAGCTGAAGGATGATATCGCAGAGGTACACTTGGGTTTTTGTGTGCATACAAAGTGCTAGACATAAGCTACTTATTATTCCGCAGCTCAGAACATGGACCTTTGGTATCTAACAAATATAGGTActttcagtggtggaaagtaaaaatagtaacgtactgtacttgagtacaaattttaggtatctgtacattttaaagtggaaactttttactttttcttcattacatttgggagcaggtatatgtactttctattccactacatttgCATACTGAAAAGTAGTGATTTTTTAATTACTGTTTGAGACCTACTGAAAAATCtgagggatttatttttaacacacgtttgatcaaaaacatcaaaaaacaaaacaactatggaaaaaattcacaaatctttatcaaaatcagtacattAGAAGCCttgtaagacctcaaaatctgtgtgaagtattttttactttgtaaGTACATTTGTAAAGGGTTACtttcttaagtagattttacttttacgtgATTATTTTTTTGATCCAGTATCTGGTATCTTTTATTTAAGTACggtaacaaaattgaatacttcttccaccactgggtacttttcagtcacatttattatatttatttaatactttataatattttacatgACCTGTACACAAGTAAGAAACAAATATATGTAGAAAAGTAGTAGAAAGCACCATattattaaaggttcactatgaaTCTTTTCCAGTGGAGGCTTTGCCACCTGATTGATTTCATCCTCTGAACAAccttacctctccacagatctgacctgtaaccttgTCGcattacttgcttgtctccctTGAtacagatacgtttaatgccatactatggaacacacTAGGTAAAGGtgtacatttccatggagacaagcaagtgacagaccTTCTATCATAAGTTATATGGTGTACTTTTAATTATTAACTGCAATAACTAATATTAATAATTGTTGTGCTTTTAGTGGGAGAAGCATGATAATGGCAATTTTTATAGACTATGTACCAGCAGCACCTGACATACAGAGTACTTACTGTGTGGTAGAGTCATTAACTTAGCAAAATAGGCTTCTTTCTTGCATTTAGTAGaaaaagtagcagtagttgtagtgcTAGTACGTAAAATTATAGACGCTTCCCTGTCTGACAAGCCCTGTGCTCACTCACTTTTCTGCTTTTGTGTGATTGTaaatctgtctctgtgtccgcTCTGCAGGTGGAGTTAGATCTAAAGCGTCTGCGGGACCCTCTGCAGCTCCAGCTCCCCATCCAGCAGCTCAGTGGCAGTAAAAATTGATGGAGAccgtgaagccccgcccctttag encodes the following:
- the mcu gene encoding calcium uniporter protein, mitochondrial isoform X1 codes for the protein MAAKVCRSVLLLSRSSGAVAGSLPALVVSPQRHHQHIRPQEVLSAPLSRQSIRRAHGLRSHSTLFSQPPTALPPQVWKGAPSWHGQRLLCTSAALEEVTVVYQNGLPVISVSLPSRRERCQFTLKPLSDCVGVFLQQLQAEDRGIDRVAIYSMDGARVASSTGIDILLLDDFKLVINDTTHLVRPPRRELLPHEELDRLNDVKFLVQQLYTTLRIEEHQLSKERELIGRLEDLNSQLRPLEKVREELSKKAERRTTWVLWGGMAYMATQFGILARLTWWEYSWDIMEPVTYFITYGTAMAMYAYFVLTRQEYVYPDARDRQYLLFFHKGVKRTRFDIEKYNKLKDDIAEVELDLKRLRDPLQLQLPIQQLSGSKN
- the mcu gene encoding calcium uniporter protein, mitochondrial isoform X2; translation: MAAKVCRSVLLLSRSSGAVAGSLPALVVSPQRHHQHIRPEVLSAPLSRQSIRRAHGLRSHSTLFSQPPTALPPQVWKGAPSWHGQRLLCTSAALEEVTVVYQNGLPVISVSLPSRRERCQFTLKPLSDCVGVFLQQLQAEDRGIDRVAIYSMDGARVASSTGIDILLLDDFKLVINDTTHLVRPPRRELLPHEELDRLNDVKFLVQQLYTTLRIEEHQLSKERELIGRLEDLNSQLRPLEKVREELSKKAERRTTWVLWGGMAYMATQFGILARLTWWEYSWDIMEPVTYFITYGTAMAMYAYFVLTRQEYVYPDARDRQYLLFFHKGVKRTRFDIEKYNKLKDDIAEVELDLKRLRDPLQLQLPIQQLSGSKN
- the mcu gene encoding calcium uniporter protein, mitochondrial isoform X3 gives rise to the protein MAAKVCRSVLLLSRSSGAVAGSLPALVVSPQRHHQHIRPVWKGAPSWHGQRLLCTSAALEEVTVVYQNGLPVISVSLPSRRERCQFTLKPLSDCVGVFLQQLQAEDRGIDRVAIYSMDGARVASSTGIDILLLDDFKLVINDTTHLVRPPRRELLPHEELDRLNDVKFLVQQLYTTLRIEEHQLSKERELIGRLEDLNSQLRPLEKVREELSKKAERRTTWVLWGGMAYMATQFGILARLTWWEYSWDIMEPVTYFITYGTAMAMYAYFVLTRQEYVYPDARDRQYLLFFHKGVKRTRFDIEKYNKLKDDIAEVELDLKRLRDPLQLQLPIQQLSGSKN